A section of the Candidatus Hydrogenedentota bacterium genome encodes:
- a CDS encoding NAD-dependent deacylase produces MTREYEEASRRITEGKRVIALTGAGVSVESGIPDFRSEDGIWSKYPPYEYATIDAFIRNPEKVWSLWFELGGMMEGVTPNPGHLALAELEELGHLHAVITQNIDNLHQEAGNTNVIEYHGNTKRIVCLRCHTARPLDITKEQRPGPRCACGEYMKPDVVLFGETIPHRALLESEALARSCDVILIVGTSAQVFPAAGLPFTAKDAGAYVIECNVEPTEFTRTITDAFLQGPSGESLPRLVNWVRR; encoded by the coding sequence ATGACGCGCGAATACGAGGAGGCGTCCCGGCGCATCACGGAAGGCAAGCGCGTCATCGCGCTGACCGGCGCGGGCGTCTCCGTCGAGAGCGGCATTCCCGATTTTCGCAGCGAAGACGGCATCTGGTCCAAGTACCCGCCCTACGAATACGCCACCATCGACGCTTTCATACGCAATCCGGAGAAGGTCTGGAGCCTCTGGTTCGAACTGGGCGGCATGATGGAGGGCGTCACGCCTAATCCGGGTCATCTTGCCCTGGCGGAACTCGAAGAACTGGGCCACCTCCACGCCGTAATCACGCAGAACATCGACAATCTGCATCAGGAGGCGGGTAACACGAACGTGATCGAATACCACGGCAACACGAAACGGATCGTTTGCCTGCGTTGCCACACGGCGCGGCCGCTCGACATCACGAAGGAACAACGCCCGGGACCCCGCTGCGCGTGCGGTGAGTACATGAAACCCGATGTCGTACTCTTCGGCGAAACCATTCCTCATCGCGCGCTGCTCGAATCTGAGGCGCTTGCCCGCTCGTGCGACGTCATTCTTATCGTGGGCACGTCCGCGCAAGTCTTTCCCGCCGCGGGGTTGCCCTTCACTGCGAAGGACGCGGGCGCGTACGTAATCGAATGCAACGTGGAACCCACCGAATTCACGCGCACGATCACCGATGCTTTTCTACAGGGACCTTCCGGCGAAAGCCTGCCGCGTCTCGTGAACTGGGTGCGCCGCTGA
- the serS gene encoding serine--tRNA ligase, translated as MLDMKLLREAPESVRAALALRGSDLDLEAVLAVDAEWRRLTHEWEQLRAEQNRAGDEIARLKREKMDAAAAIAAMKEVSSRIKSLDDARSEAEARLNGLVMTIPNIPHESVPHGHDEKANRLERKWGEPTRFDFEPKDHVALGEGLGILDFERAAKIAGARFSLSKGPAARLERALISFMLDVHTTRHGYAEVLPPFLVNSDSMRGTGQLPKFAADLFKLEGTDYWLIPTAEVPVTNIYRDEILEEAVLPVCFAAYTPCFRSEAGAYGKDTRGMVRQHQFNKVELVKFTKPEHSWNELEKLTRDAERILQLLDLPYQVVCLSTGDLGFSAAKTFDIEVWLPGQDCYREISSCSNFTDFQARRANIRFRRAGQKPEYVHTLNGSGLAVGRTVIAILENYQQADGSVRIPEALRSYMNGLEVIKAQS; from the coding sequence ATGTTGGACATGAAGCTGTTGCGCGAAGCTCCCGAGTCCGTGCGCGCCGCGCTCGCGCTGCGCGGTTCGGACCTGGATTTGGAAGCCGTTCTAGCCGTGGATGCCGAATGGCGCAGGCTCACCCACGAGTGGGAGCAACTGCGCGCGGAACAGAACCGCGCCGGCGATGAAATTGCGCGGCTCAAGCGCGAGAAAATGGATGCGGCCGCGGCGATTGCCGCGATGAAAGAGGTCAGCAGCCGGATCAAGAGCCTCGATGACGCGCGGTCCGAGGCCGAAGCGCGGCTGAACGGCCTCGTGATGACGATTCCGAACATCCCGCACGAGAGCGTGCCACACGGCCACGATGAGAAGGCCAACCGCCTCGAACGGAAATGGGGCGAGCCGACGCGTTTCGATTTCGAGCCCAAGGACCATGTCGCGCTGGGCGAGGGGCTCGGCATCCTTGATTTCGAGCGCGCCGCGAAGATAGCCGGGGCGCGCTTCTCGTTGTCCAAGGGACCCGCGGCCCGGCTCGAACGCGCGCTCATCAGCTTCATGCTCGATGTCCACACAACCCGCCACGGCTATGCGGAAGTGCTGCCGCCGTTCCTGGTCAACAGTGACAGCATGCGCGGCACGGGCCAGCTGCCCAAATTCGCCGCGGACCTGTTCAAGCTCGAAGGCACGGATTACTGGCTCATCCCGACGGCGGAGGTGCCGGTGACCAACATCTACCGTGACGAAATCCTCGAGGAGGCCGTGCTCCCCGTCTGCTTCGCGGCCTACACACCCTGTTTCCGCAGCGAGGCCGGCGCCTACGGCAAGGACACCCGCGGCATGGTGCGCCAGCACCAGTTCAACAAGGTTGAACTGGTGAAGTTCACGAAACCCGAGCACTCCTGGAACGAACTGGAGAAGCTGACCCGCGACGCCGAACGCATTCTGCAACTGCTCGACCTGCCGTATCAGGTCGTTTGCCTCTCCACGGGCGACCTGGGTTTTTCCGCCGCCAAGACATTCGACATCGAAGTCTGGTTGCCCGGCCAGGACTGCTATCGCGAGATCAGTTCGTGCTCCAACTTCACGGATTTCCAGGCCCGCCGCGCCAATATCCGGTTCCGCCGCGCGGGCCAGAAGCCCGAGTACGTGCATACGCTGAACGGGTCCGGGCTAGCCGTCGGGCGCACGGTTATCGCCATTCTTGAGAACTATCAGCAGGCGGACGGCAGCGTGCGCATACCGGAGGCGTTGCGGTCCTACATGAACGGGCTGGAGGTCATAAAGGCCCAGTCATGA